In Planctomycetaceae bacterium, a genomic segment contains:
- a CDS encoding site-2 protease family protein — protein sequence MNMNCDEGPPERQPASSLPDHSHSIPVESRDVPESPQTHQDALNTAIHSQSNGIPSDVVEEMTPAINRITAEEYRRYKRKQFRTSLLLFLATCFSTFLVASEFLPLVWSPGFFSSDFREYANAELQRSAARTGTRPMSFQEVMGKAIRNGLEYSVPLMLILLCHELGHFLQAVRYRVPASLPYFIPLPLPPLGTMGAVILQGRGVANRKQMFDIAVSGPLAGLLITLPVLFYGIRTSEFRPAFAIQSGLEFGEPMLLTWLIEWLHHPAGENQVFILNGYGFAGWVGVFITSMNLLPIGQLDGGHILYTLIGRKAHYVAYGVLLTGVAFMLYTRTVSYMLLIILLMLTGTRHPPTSDDSMPIGWKRHAIGWMTMSFLLIGFTPNPIIIEDAPKPSAPAQQTSQEQIALRFPSSDGSMSSDSNI from the coding sequence ATGAATATGAACTGTGACGAAGGTCCCCCGGAGCGGCAACCTGCATCCTCTCTTCCGGATCATTCCCATTCCATACCCGTGGAAAGCCGCGACGTACCGGAATCCCCACAGACGCACCAGGATGCTCTGAATACCGCGATCCATTCGCAATCGAATGGAATCCCATCCGACGTTGTGGAGGAAATGACACCTGCCATCAATCGTATCACTGCGGAAGAGTATCGACGTTACAAACGCAAACAGTTTCGCACATCGCTGCTGCTGTTTCTGGCGACGTGCTTTTCAACGTTTCTTGTTGCCTCCGAGTTTCTTCCGTTGGTGTGGTCGCCAGGTTTCTTCTCATCCGACTTTCGTGAATACGCGAACGCAGAACTCCAAAGAAGCGCAGCACGAACCGGAACGCGTCCGATGTCTTTTCAGGAGGTCATGGGCAAAGCGATCCGGAACGGACTGGAGTATTCAGTTCCATTGATGCTGATCCTTCTCTGTCACGAATTGGGCCACTTTTTACAGGCAGTCCGATACCGGGTACCAGCCTCACTGCCGTACTTTATTCCTTTGCCGCTGCCGCCACTGGGCACCATGGGCGCCGTCATCCTGCAGGGCAGGGGAGTCGCCAACCGAAAGCAAATGTTCGACATCGCAGTTTCCGGACCACTTGCCGGCCTTCTGATCACTTTGCCCGTCTTGTTTTATGGCATACGAACCTCTGAATTCCGCCCGGCATTTGCGATTCAATCCGGCCTGGAGTTTGGAGAACCCATGCTGCTGACGTGGCTGATCGAATGGTTACACCATCCAGCTGGCGAGAACCAAGTCTTTATTCTAAATGGCTACGGTTTCGCTGGCTGGGTAGGAGTTTTCATTACATCCATGAATCTGCTTCCCATCGGGCAGTTGGATGGTGGCCATATTCTGTACACGCTGATCGGCCGAAAGGCGCACTATGTGGCCTATGGCGTCCTGTTGACCGGCGTCGCATTCATGCTCTACACGCGCACCGTCTCTTACATGTTGCTGATCATTCTGCTGATGCTCACCGGGACACGACATCCCCCCACTTCTGACGACAGCATGCCGATTGGGTGGAAACGGCATGCCATTGGCTGGATGACGATGAGCTTTCTCTTAATAGGATTTACACCAAATCCAATTATCATTGAAGAC